Proteins from a genomic interval of Patescibacteria group bacterium:
- a CDS encoding alanine--tRNA ligase (catalyzes a two-step reaction, first charging an alanine molecule by linking its carboxyl group to the alpha-phosphate of ATP, followed by transfer of the aminoacyl-adenylate to its tRNA) — AVKYHTATHLLHKALREVLGEEVKQRGSNINEERLRFDYSYSQKPTPEQLKKVEEIVNQKIKENLPVVMKEMTLFQAKEIGAIG; from the coding sequence GCAGTAAAATATCATACAGCCACGCATTTATTACATAAAGCCTTAAGAGAAGTATTAGGCGAAGAAGTAAAGCAAAGAGGAAGCAATATTAATGAAGAGCGATTACGTTTTGATTATTCGTATTCTCAAAAACCAACCCCTGAACAATTAAAGAAGGTTGAGGAAATAGTTAATCAGAAAATAAAAGAAAATTTGCCTGTCGTTATGAAAGAGATGACTTTATTTCAGGCGAAAGAAATCGGCGCTATTGG